The Methylocella tundrae genome contains the following window.
TTGCCGCCGCCGGCACGGTAATCGGCAGCGCAGGCTTCTCCTGTCATCCTCAGCGTGAGGAGGACAGGTCGAGCTGGAACAATTCTCTGATGCGATCCGCCAGGCGCTTTGCGGAATGCTCGGCGCGGCCTGACCCGGCGGCTTCGTCCGCCGCCTGCATCGCGCTCCGGCGGGCCAGAGCCTGCCCCAGCTCCTGCGAAAGGGTCAGGCGCTCACGCAGAACGGGAGCAAGATCGTCCGCCTTGATTTCGTAGACGACCGCGCGGGTCAGCGCCCTGATCGTGCCGTGCTGCGGCTCTCCGAGCAAAAGACCGCCTTCACCGAAATAATCGCCGGGCGCGAGCCGCACCAATTCATGTTCGCGCCCGTTCACTTCATGATAAAGGGCAAGCGCGCCCGACTGCAGGATGGCGAGCGTTTGCGACACGGCGCCGCGCTCAATCACAGGCTCGCCGGCCGCGTATTCCGTACGTTTCATCTTCTCGGCGAGCAAGGTTATGTGCTCATTGCCGAGCGAGGAGAACAGCGGCAGATTCTTGATGATTCGCTCGGGCGTCCGCATTGGCTGCGTCGCCTCCGCGCCCGTCGCAGGCGGCACGACGTCCCCCAGGGCCGGAGCAAACTTCAGTCCAGCCGCCGCGGCGTGCCGGAAGACGCGATCCAGAACTTCATTTCGCGCGTCGTCTACAACCGACCGGTTGGGAATGCGATATCTCAGCTCCAGCTCGATCGCGGACGCGCTGAGCGACTTGATCGCGACGTTAGGGGCGGGATCATGCAGAATGACGTTGCAACTCGCCAGCACCTCGAGGGCGATATCGACGAAATGCGAGGGCGGAATGGTCGGCTCGAGCCGCACGGCGGTTGTGACGACATGCGCCTCGTCGGGATAGCTGACGTTGATGAGCTTGGCTTTGGCGAGAACGCTGTTCGGTATGATCGCAAGATCATGGCTTGCGGTCAGGAAATGAACGGCCTGCCAATTGGCTTCCACGATCTTGCCCTCGATTCCGCCGTCGATGATGATCCAGTCGCCGATGCGATACGATCGTCCAAGATTGATCGCAATGCCTGAAAAAACGTCCGCGAGGGTGCTCTGAAGGGCAAGACCTGCGATGATGGCGACGGCGCCCGACGTCGCGAAAAGCGCGCCGACGGGAACATTGAAGACGTTGCCGACAATGGCCAAAAGAACGCCGAGGTAAATCAGGCCGGCGATCAGCTGCTGGAACAGCCGGCTCTCGTGCGGCCTTCGCTCAAAGATTACAAAGGCGTCGACGATGCCGACGAGACTTCGCGCCAGTGCGACCCACCATAAAATCTCGAGGAGATAAACGCCGGTCTGGCCCGTCGCGCCTGGCGCGGGCTCGCCGCTTGGCAGATAAGGCTCGATTCCCTGACTGACGAGAACGGCGGTGAGCGCAATAAAAAGCCCGATCCTTCCGGCAAGCCGCCACATTGCGTCGCGCCGGAAGGATAATATGAGCAGGGAAAGCGCCGCGACGAAAAGGGCTCCGATCGCGACAGCGATCTGCGGATGGTTGGCGATCACCGGCGGCCAGGGCGGCACGTGTCCTTAACTTTCTCCGGCCAGCGGCTCAGATCGCATTTATCCCGCGACCGCGCGGGCCGCCTCCGCCTCAGCGCCTTTTCATGCGAGGGGACGCCGGGCCGCCTGGTCAGAACAGGATCGGATAAGAGGCTAGAGAAATTTTCCGGTTCGGCGCAACCGTAAAATACTCCAGCCCGGATTTCTTTTGCTTCGGTTCGAAGACTTCACGACAGGCAGGACTGAGATCGCTGACATGCTGGATCAAACATTCCTTGATGCGCTCCGCGTCCGGAATATAGGCCTGACACAAATTCAGCGCGTCTGGCGTGCAGGCCTCGCGCTCCTCAGGCGTTCCCTCAAGTCCCTGCGCGCAGGCGGCTGAAGCCGAAAAAGCGAAGATCACGCCAAGCAGGCCGCCGCGTTTCGCCCGCGCCGCTCTTACTGATGGATTGGCTGCCGCCAGCCCGGTATCCGCCTCACCCATTTACATCTCCGATCAATGCCGTCGCCGCGCCGGTCCTTTGTCCCTTGCGAGCGACGTTCTCGTTTGACTTCTGTTATGAAAGCAAGTCGTGGATGACCCCAATCGGTTTGTCAATTTCCGTCCGGCCAAAGACACGTTGAAAGCCCGTCAAACGCCGCGGCTCTTAAATGGATGCGAGGAGCGGCGCCTTAGCGATCGAGGGGCCCTGACGTCACAGCTTTGCCGCGACCTCGACCCCGGCCCGCGCAATCTGCTCGTCCTCCGAGGATTGCACTCCCGAAATGCCGATGGCGCCGACGACGCGGCCCTCGTTGAGCAAAGGCAGGCCGCCCTGGATCGGCGTCGCCCCCGGAAGCGTCAGCATCACCGCGCGGCCGCCGGCGACAACCTCTTCGATGCTTTTCGTCGACCGCTTGAACAGGAAGGCGGTGCGCGCCTTCTCCTGCGACACAGCGACGGAGCCAATGCCTGCGTCGTCGAGACGCTGCAAATAAATGAGGTTGCCGCCATCATCGACGATGGAAATCGTGACGTTCCAGTTGTTTTTCAGCGCTTCGGCTTCCGCCGCCGCCGCGATGGCCTTGGCGTCGGCAAGGGTCAGGCTCTTTTTCGTGAACATGGCTTTTCTTCCCTTCGTGTCGGCTCGATGGCGGTCCTTGCGCCTTCATCCGTCTCGCGAGATCGGATATTGTCCCCGCGCCGCGCGGCCGAGCTTCGGCCGGTTTTAGCGCGCCCCAATGCGCTTCCACAAGCGCCCCTCGCGCCGGCGTTTCATTTATCGGCTGCGACTGATCAGCGCCGGGCGCAGCCGACGAAGAACTGGGCCACGGCCGCCACTGCGATCTCCTCGATTTCCGATTTGTCCGGGGAGGTCCGCACGCCGATCAGGCACTGGAATCGCAGCGTCCCGGACAGCATTTCGAGAAAATGATCCGCCGCCCTGCGGCTATCGGGCATTTGGAGCCGCCCGCGTTCGATTTGCCGGTCGAAAAAATCGGTGAGGAAATCCCGGCTGCGGCCAGGACCCAATTGCCAGTAGCGTTCGGCGATGTCTGGAAGGCGCGCGGCCTCGGCGATGATCAGGCGATTGATGCTCAAGGCCGCCGGAGAGGTCACGATCTCAAGGTAGCGGACGCCGAATTCGGTCAAAACCTGTTCAGGCGGCTGCGGCGCCAGTTTCTCAGGGGTGAGGCCGCGGAAAATCGTCTCGGCGGTCTCGGTGATGAGCGCCTCGAGAAGGCCCTTCTTGCCGCCAAAAAGCAAATAAAGCGTCTGCCGCGATCCGCCCGATAGCGCGATCACATCGTCAAGCGTCGCTTCGGCGAAGCCCTTCTCCTGGAACACCGTCCGGGCCGCGGACAGGAAGGCGGCACGCCGCGCAGCGAGGCGGCTTCCTGCCGGAACCTGGGAAAAGTCAACCTTTACAGCGGCTGTTTTCATTCAAAAGCAGGTGAGACTTGCATAATGCACTTGATATGTACTGTACGATACAATACGTCAAGGACAAATCCCCGGAGAGCATTATGGGCATTGTCGGCTTCGCGCTGCGGTATCGCCACACGTTTTACGTGCTGGCCTTTATGATGCTTTTCCTTGGCGGCGCGGCGATCTTCACGACGCCGAAAGACATTTTTCCGAACATCAACATCCCGGTCGTCACGGTGATCTGGCAATATACAGGCCTGACGCCGGATGAAATGGAGCAGCGCGTCACCACCTATAGCGAATATTCGATCAGCTCCAGCGTGAGCGACGTGCGCAACATTGAGAGCCAGACGCTCTCCGGCATCGCCGTCGAAAAGATCTATTTCCAGCCCAATGTGAGCATTGACCTCGCGATCGCCCAGATCGTCTCGGGCTCAAATTCCATCCGCGCCCTCATGCCGGCGGGCATCCAGCCGCCGATCATCATCCAGTACAGCGCGTCGTCGGTCCCGGTGCTTCAGTTGAGCTTGAGCTCGGACCGGCTGAACGAACAGCAGCTCTATGATTACGGCATCTATCAGATGCGCCAGGCGCTGGCGCCGATCCCTGGCATCACGCTGCCGACCCCTTATGGCGGCAAATACCGCCAGGTGATGATCGATCTCGACCCCGACGCTCTGCGGGCGCGCGGGATCTCGCCGAACGACATCGTCAACGCGGTCAACGCCCAAAGCCTGACCTTGCCTTCCGGCGACGCCAAGATGGGCGACAAGCAGTTCATCGTGAAGGTCAACAGCCTCGCCCCCTCGATCGAAGACCTCAATCACGTGCCGATCAAACAGGTTGGCGGCGCAACCGTCTTTCTCTCCGACGTCGCCCATGTGCGCGACGGCTGGGCGGTGCAGCAGAACATCGTGCGCGCGGAGGGCCGGCGCTCCGTCCTGCTGACCATCATCAAGAACGGCAACGCTTCGACCCTCGACGTTGTCAACCGGGTCAAGGCGGCGCTTCCCGAGATCAAGAAGGCGGCGCCGCCCGGCATGAACATCGAGCTGCTCTTCGATCAGTCGGTGTTTGTGCAGAACGCCATCCAGAGCGTGCTGCACGAAGGCGCGATCGCGGCCGGGCTGACCGCCCTCATGATCCTCATTTTCCTCGGCTCGTGGCGTTCGACGATCGTCGTTATGGTATCGATTCCGCTGTCGATCCTGACCTCGATCGCGGTGCTGTCGGCGCTCGGCCAGACGATCAACACGATGACGCTCGGCGGCCTGGCGCTCGCGGTCGGCATTCTCGTCGACGACAGTACGGTGACGATCGAAAACACCCATCGCCTGCTGGAAGAAGGAGAGCCCTTCGACAAAGCAGTGCTCGAGGGCGCCGCCGGCATCGCCGTGCCGACCCTGATTTCGACGCTCGCCATCTGTTGCGTGTTCATTTCGGTGTTCTTCCTGCAGGGCGCCGCGCGCTATCTGTTCACGCCGCTCGCCATGGCCGTCGTGTTCGCCATGCTCGCCTCCTATGGCATCTCGCGCACGCTGACCCCGATCATGATCTCGCTTCTGATCCGTAAGGAACACGAGCAGCACGGCGAAGCGACCGGCTGGTTCGCGCGGTTTCACGCCGGCTTCAACGCCCGCTTCGATCGTTTCCGCGACTTCTACGGCTGGCTGCTCGCCGGGATTCTCCGGCGCAAGATCCTGACGCCGACGGTCGCTCTGCTCGTCATCGCCGGCGCCGGCGTTCTGTCGCTCCATGTCGGATCGGACTTTTTTCCAAGCGTCGACGCGGGCCTCATCCAGCTGCATGTGCGGGCGCCTGCGCGCACCCGCATCGAGCGGACCGAACAGATCTTTCAGGCGGTCGAAGACAAAATCCGCGCTTCGGTCCCGGCCAAGGATCTAAAGCTCGTCATCGACAATATTGGCCTGCCGCAGCGGCTCTATAATCTCGCCTTTACGGATGGCAGCGCCATCGGAGTGAACGACGGCGTCATCCAGATCGAGCTGAGCGAGGATCACCAGCCGACCGCGCAAATCATCAAGAAGCTGCGCGCTGAGCTGGCCGCCGCCTTTCCCGACGTCCTGTTCTATTTCCAGCCCGCCGATCTCGTAACGCAGGTGCTGAACTTTGGCGTTCCGACCCAGATCGACGTCCAAATTCAAGGTCGCGACCGCGAAAACAACAAGAAGGTCGCAGCTCTCCTGCAGCAGAAGATGAGCAAGGTTCCAGGCGTCGTCGACGCCCATATACAGCAGGAGCTGGACGCGCCGGAAATGTATTACGTGGTCGACCGCACGCGCGCCCAGCAGCTTCAGCTGAAGATGCAGGACGTCGCCAATAATCTGAACATCAGCCTCAGTTCATCGGAGCAGGTCTCGCCGAACTTCTGGACCGATCCGAAAAGCGGCATCCCCTATTTCATGGCCGTGCAAACGCCCGAATATCGCATCGCCAGCAAGAACCAGCTGGACAATACGCCCCTGACCAGCGGCATAGATCCGAGCGGCACGCCGATCCCGACGGTGCTCGGAAACATCGCCACGTCGAAACGCGTCGGCGTACAATCCGTGTACAACCACTCGAACATTCAGGCCGTCTATGACGTCTATGGCAGCACCCAGAACAAGGATCTCGGCGCAGTGGCGTCGGCAATCCGCAAGATCGTCGCCGAAGTCGAGCCGCAGCTGAAACCGGGCAATCGCATCGTCGTCCGCGGCCAGATCGACAGCATGGAGTCGGCGTTTCAGAATTTGACGCTCGGATTGCTGTTCGCGGCGGTGTTCGTCTACATGCTGATGGTCGTCAACTACCAGAGCTTCCTCGATCCGCTCGCCGTCATCCTCGCGCTGCCGGGCGCGGGCGCAGGCATTCTGTTGCTGCTGTTTGTCACCGGCACGACCTTGAGCGTGCCCTCGCTGATGGGCGCCATCATGGCGATCGGCGTCGCCTCGGCGAATTCGATCCTGCTCGTCACCTTCGCCAGAGAACAGCGCGAGGCGGGGATGAGCGCCTTCGACGCCGCGCTGTCGGCCGGCACGACGCGATTGCGGCCCGTTCTGATGACCGCCGCGGCGATGATCGTCGGCATGATTCCAATGGCGATCGGCGGCCCTGGAGAGGAGCAGAACGCGGTGCTGGCGCGCGCCGTGCTTGGCGGCGTCATCGTCGGCACGATGACGACTTTGCTTTTCGTGCCTTTCCTCTATTCCGTTATCGGCCGGTTTGAGCGCATCGAAGCCGAAACCCCGGAGAGCGTGACCCATCAAGGATCGCCGTCATGAACAGCATTCCTCCAGACCCTTCGTTCAGAACGCAAAATCTTCGGGCGCCGGACGAGCGTGGAGAGCCGCACAATCCGAAACCTGGCGACGGCGAACGGCGGAGCGCCGCGCGGCTGACCGGCTTCGCCGCGCTCGCGGTCCTCGCGGGTCTCGTTGGTTTTGGCATGTGGACGCACACTAGCCGCAATGCCGAGGCTGAGGCGGAAGTCGAGGCGCGAGAAAACGCCGCGCCGACAGTGCGCACCATGCTGGCCAAGGAGGAGAGCTCCCCCCGCACGATCGAGCTCACAGGCAATATGGCGGCGTTCGACGCCGCGACGCTGTTTGCGCGCGCCACCGGCTATATCAGCGTCCGCAACGCCGACATCGGAACCAAGCTGAAGAAAGGCGACGTTCTCGCCGTGATCGCCGCGCCTGATCTCGATCAGCAGCTCGCCCAGGCAAAGGGGCAGCTCGTGCAGTTCCAGGCCGCGGTGCAACAGGCGGAAGCGGACGCCGATCTTGGCCGCGTCACCGACCAGCGAACCTCGCGTCTTGTTGCGCAAGGCTGGTCAAGCGCACAGCAAGGCGACACGGACCGGCTGACTTTTGCCTCGCGCGTAGCGGCGGTCGCAGTCGCCAAGGCCAATGTCGTCGCGCAGCAGGCGGCGGTGAACCGGCTTCAGCAATTGACCGAATTTGAGCAGATCAAGGCGCCCTACGACGGCGTCGTCACCAGCCGGCTGGTCGATGTCGGCGACCTTGTCACAGCCGATGCAAGTTCGGGCACGCCCCTGTTCGCCGTTGCGAGAACCGACGTCCTGCGCGTGCAGGTCTTCGTGCCGCAGGCTTTCACCTTCGGCCTCAAGGATGGCGATCCCGCGACCGCGACGGTATCGGAACTGCCGGGCCAGGTGTTCCACGGCAAGGTCGCGCGCAACGCCGAGGCCCTTGCCGCGGGGACGCGCACCCTGCTGATGGAAGTGGATATCGACAATCGGGAGGGCAAGCTGGCGGCGGGTCTTTACAGCGTCATTCATCTGCAATCTCGGCGGATCAATCCGGTCATTATCGTTCCCTCGCAAGCGGTGGTTTTCGGCCAGGACGGGCTGCGCGTCGCCGTCGTCAGCAACGGCAAGGTCGAGATGCGCAAAATCGTTCTCGAATTGGACAATGGCGCAACGGTCGAAGTAAAATCGGGCCTGAAGCCCGGCGATCAGATCATCCTCAGTCCGCCCGCCAATGCGGTGGACGGCATGAAAGTCACGGTGGCCTCAGCCTGAGCGCGGCGCGCCGCCGCTTCCGCTGGCGCGAAGCCAGGCCGCAACAAGCCAGGTCGCAATTTTATTTTCAAAGGAACCAGCCAATGACCGCTCTCGCGCCGGACAAAGGCGAGTTCGCCGAAATCAAAGGAACGCCGCTGAAAGTCTCGCGGGTGGCGCTTGGAACCTGGGCCATCGGCGGCTGGATGTGGGGCGGCAGCGATGACGCGCAGTCGATCGCGACGCTGCGCGCCGCTCTAGACCATGGCGTCACGCTGATCGACACCGCGCCCGTCTACGGATTTGGCCGTTCAGAGGAAGTCGTCGGCAAGGCTCTCGAAGGCGGGCTGCGCGAGCGCGTCCTGATCGCGACCAAGGTCGGGCTCGACTGGAAGGATGGAAAAGTCTTCCGCAACGCCAGCCGCGAGCGCATCAACCGCGAGATCGAGGACTCCCTCGCGCGGCTCAAGACGGACCATATCGACATCTATCAGGTGCATTGGCCGGACCCGAGCGTCCCCGTCGAGGAAACTGCGGAGGCGATGAAGGCGCTCTTCGATCAGGGCAAGATCCGCGCCATCGGCGTCAGCAACTTTTCCGTCGAACAGATGGAGCGGTTCCGCAAGGTCGCGCCGCTGCATGTGCTGCAGCCCCCCTACAATCTGTTCGAGCGCGAGATCGAGGCGGAAATTCTGCCCTATTGCCTGAAAAATGAGATTGCGACCTTCGGCTATGGCGCGCTCTGCCGCGGGCTTCTGTCTGGCCGGATGAAGACGGACACCGTCTTCGAGGGAGACGATCTGCGCCGCAAAGATCCGAAGTTCCAGCAGCCCCGCTTCGGGCAGTATCTTTCCGCCGTCGCGCGCCTCGAGCAGTTGGCGAAGGAGCGTTTCGGCAAAAAAGTCATCGACCTCGCCGTGCGCTGGGCGCTCGACCAGGGCATTACCTCGGCGCTATGGGGCGCGCGCCATCCAGGCCAGTTGGAGCCCATCGACGACGTTTTCGGCTGGTCGCTCGACGCCTCCGCCAAAGCCGAAATCGATCGCATTCTGCACGAGGAGATCAAGAACCCCGTCGGTCCGGAATTCATGGCGCCTCCGGCGCGATCATGATCTTGAGCCGCGCGCCGGGTTGACCGCCCCGGGAAGCGCCGTGCTCTTTGGCGCGCCCCTGTCGTGCTGGCCTGAGAGTTTCGTCTCCCGACTGCAATCGGAGCATCGAGCATGAGCGCGTTTTACCAATTCTCCGCCAACACCTTGCGCGGCGAGAAAATTCAATTCTCGCGCTATGCGGGTCAAGTGGTTCTCGTCGTCAACACGGCGAGCAAATGCGGCTTTACGCCCCAATATGCGGGGCTTGAGCAATTGCACCGCGCCTATGCGAGCCGCGGACTTGTCGTTTTAGGATTCCCCTGCAACCAGTTCGGCAATCAGGAGCCGGGCGACAGCGCCGCGATCGCGGACGGCTGTCTCGTCAACTACGGCATCAGCTTCCCGATCTTCGAGAAAATCGACGTGAATGGTCAGAGCGCGCATCCGCTTTTTTCCTGGCTGACCGCCAAGCTCCCGGGGCTGCTCGGGCGCAGCGTCAAATTGAATTTTACTAAATTTCTGATCGGAAGGGATGGGACGCCTCTGCGCCGCTTCGCGCCCCTGACTCCTCCGAAGAAGATCGAAGGCTCCATCCAAAACGCGCTCGGGCGATACGCTGAGCGCGGCGACGCCCAAGGCGACATGGGCGGGGCAGGAAACGCCGCGCGGCGGCCGGAATAAACAGGAGAGAGAACGAGATGAGCGCCTATGATTATTCGTTCAAGACCATCGACGGCGAAGCCCTGCCCCTCTCGACGTTCAAGGGCAAGGCCGTGCTGGTCGTCAACACGGCCTCGGCCTGCGGCCTCACCCCGCAATATGAGGCGCTCGAAGCCCTCTACCGGAAATATCAGGGCGCCGGCCTCGTCGTGCTCGGCGTTCCGGCCAATGATTTCGGCAAGCAGGAGCCGGGGACGGAAGCCGAGATCAAGCAGTTTTGCACAGTGAAATTCCACATCGACTTTCCAATGACCTCGAAAGAAGTCGTCATCGGGCCCGACGCGCATCCTTTCTATCAATGGGTCGTGAGCGAACTTGGCGAGGCCGCGACGCCAAAGTGGAATTTCCATAAATATCTGATCGACAAAAAAGGCGCGATCGCGGGGACGTTCGGATCGCGCACCGCCCCCGACGCGCCGGAAGTCGTGGAGGCAATCGAAAAAGCGCTCGCCTGAACCGATCGCGTCCCGGCCGCGAAAGTCGACCTGTCGGCGGAAACCGCAGGCGTCACTCGGCGTCGAGGGTAAAGCCGACTTTCAGCATCACCTGGAAGTGATGCACCTTGCCATCCTCGACGTGGCCGCGCGTCTCGATCACCTCGAACCAGCGAATGTTCCTGAGCGTCTGACTGGCGCGCTCGATCGCTCCTTTGATGGCGTCCTCAATCGACGTGGGCGACGAGCCGACAAGCTCAACGACTTTATAAACGTGATCTGACATCGCAAACCCTTCCATCGCAGCCAAGGCGATTTGTTTCAGTGGCGAAACACACGCAGTGAAACGCGCCCGCGCAACGCCGGCAAGGGCTTGATGGATCCCGACCGGCTGATTTGCGGCGGCGCGCACCATCTTTTATGTTGCCGCCCCTGCGGCGCCATGCGGCGGCGCTCCCTGCACGCAATTGAGGGCGAACAAAAGATGACCGGCCTCAAGGCGCGCAATTGGACGACGCCGCGCGACGGCGCCCTTGGCCTCAGCCGGATCGAGAACGGCGGCGGCCTTAAAATCAGCGCGCTG
Protein-coding sequences here:
- a CDS encoding aldo/keto reductase, producing MTALAPDKGEFAEIKGTPLKVSRVALGTWAIGGWMWGGSDDAQSIATLRAALDHGVTLIDTAPVYGFGRSEEVVGKALEGGLRERVLIATKVGLDWKDGKVFRNASRERINREIEDSLARLKTDHIDIYQVHWPDPSVPVEETAEAMKALFDQGKIRAIGVSNFSVEQMERFRKVAPLHVLQPPYNLFEREIEAEILPYCLKNEIATFGYGALCRGLLSGRMKTDTVFEGDDLRRKDPKFQQPRFGQYLSAVARLEQLAKERFGKKVIDLAVRWALDQGITSALWGARHPGQLEPIDDVFGWSLDASAKAEIDRILHEEIKNPVGPEFMAPPARS
- a CDS encoding GlcG/HbpS family heme-binding protein; its protein translation is MFTKKSLTLADAKAIAAAAEAEALKNNWNVTISIVDDGGNLIYLQRLDDAGIGSVAVSQEKARTAFLFKRSTKSIEEVVAGGRAVMLTLPGATPIQGGLPLLNEGRVVGAIGISGVQSSEDEQIARAGVEVAAKL
- a CDS encoding glutathione peroxidase; the protein is MSAYDYSFKTIDGEALPLSTFKGKAVLVVNTASACGLTPQYEALEALYRKYQGAGLVVLGVPANDFGKQEPGTEAEIKQFCTVKFHIDFPMTSKEVVIGPDAHPFYQWVVSELGEAATPKWNFHKYLIDKKGAIAGTFGSRTAPDAPEVVEAIEKALA
- a CDS encoding efflux RND transporter periplasmic adaptor subunit, whose product is MNSIPPDPSFRTQNLRAPDERGEPHNPKPGDGERRSAARLTGFAALAVLAGLVGFGMWTHTSRNAEAEAEVEARENAAPTVRTMLAKEESSPRTIELTGNMAAFDAATLFARATGYISVRNADIGTKLKKGDVLAVIAAPDLDQQLAQAKGQLVQFQAAVQQAEADADLGRVTDQRTSRLVAQGWSSAQQGDTDRLTFASRVAAVAVAKANVVAQQAAVNRLQQLTEFEQIKAPYDGVVTSRLVDVGDLVTADASSGTPLFAVARTDVLRVQVFVPQAFTFGLKDGDPATATVSELPGQVFHGKVARNAEALAAGTRTLLMEVDIDNREGKLAAGLYSVIHLQSRRINPVIIVPSQAVVFGQDGLRVAVVSNGKVEMRKIVLELDNGATVEVKSGLKPGDQIILSPPANAVDGMKVTVASA
- a CDS encoding dodecin, encoding MSDHVYKVVELVGSSPTSIEDAIKGAIERASQTLRNIRWFEVIETRGHVEDGKVHHFQVMLKVGFTLDAE
- a CDS encoding efflux RND transporter permease subunit, whose amino-acid sequence is MGIVGFALRYRHTFYVLAFMMLFLGGAAIFTTPKDIFPNINIPVVTVIWQYTGLTPDEMEQRVTTYSEYSISSSVSDVRNIESQTLSGIAVEKIYFQPNVSIDLAIAQIVSGSNSIRALMPAGIQPPIIIQYSASSVPVLQLSLSSDRLNEQQLYDYGIYQMRQALAPIPGITLPTPYGGKYRQVMIDLDPDALRARGISPNDIVNAVNAQSLTLPSGDAKMGDKQFIVKVNSLAPSIEDLNHVPIKQVGGATVFLSDVAHVRDGWAVQQNIVRAEGRRSVLLTIIKNGNASTLDVVNRVKAALPEIKKAAPPGMNIELLFDQSVFVQNAIQSVLHEGAIAAGLTALMILIFLGSWRSTIVVMVSIPLSILTSIAVLSALGQTINTMTLGGLALAVGILVDDSTVTIENTHRLLEEGEPFDKAVLEGAAGIAVPTLISTLAICCVFISVFFLQGAARYLFTPLAMAVVFAMLASYGISRTLTPIMISLLIRKEHEQHGEATGWFARFHAGFNARFDRFRDFYGWLLAGILRRKILTPTVALLVIAGAGVLSLHVGSDFFPSVDAGLIQLHVRAPARTRIERTEQIFQAVEDKIRASVPAKDLKLVIDNIGLPQRLYNLAFTDGSAIGVNDGVIQIELSEDHQPTAQIIKKLRAELAAAFPDVLFYFQPADLVTQVLNFGVPTQIDVQIQGRDRENNKKVAALLQQKMSKVPGVVDAHIQQELDAPEMYYVVDRTRAQQLQLKMQDVANNLNISLSSSEQVSPNFWTDPKSGIPYFMAVQTPEYRIASKNQLDNTPLTSGIDPSGTPIPTVLGNIATSKRVGVQSVYNHSNIQAVYDVYGSTQNKDLGAVASAIRKIVAEVEPQLKPGNRIVVRGQIDSMESAFQNLTLGLLFAAVFVYMLMVVNYQSFLDPLAVILALPGAGAGILLLLFVTGTTLSVPSLMGAIMAIGVASANSILLVTFAREQREAGMSAFDAALSAGTTRLRPVLMTAAAMIVGMIPMAIGGPGEEQNAVLARAVLGGVIVGTMTTLLFVPFLYSVIGRFERIEAETPESVTHQGSPS
- a CDS encoding TetR/AcrR family transcriptional regulator, which encodes MKTAAVKVDFSQVPAGSRLAARRAAFLSAARTVFQEKGFAEATLDDVIALSGGSRQTLYLLFGGKKGLLEALITETAETIFRGLTPEKLAPQPPEQVLTEFGVRYLEIVTSPAALSINRLIIAEAARLPDIAERYWQLGPGRSRDFLTDFFDRQIERGRLQMPDSRRAADHFLEMLSGTLRFQCLIGVRTSPDKSEIEEIAVAAVAQFFVGCARR
- a CDS encoding cyclic nucleotide-binding domain-containing protein, which translates into the protein MPPWPPVIANHPQIAVAIGALFVAALSLLILSFRRDAMWRLAGRIGLFIALTAVLVSQGIEPYLPSGEPAPGATGQTGVYLLEILWWVALARSLVGIVDAFVIFERRPHESRLFQQLIAGLIYLGVLLAIVGNVFNVPVGALFATSGAVAIIAGLALQSTLADVFSGIAINLGRSYRIGDWIIIDGGIEGKIVEANWQAVHFLTASHDLAIIPNSVLAKAKLINVSYPDEAHVVTTAVRLEPTIPPSHFVDIALEVLASCNVILHDPAPNVAIKSLSASAIELELRYRIPNRSVVDDARNEVLDRVFRHAAAAGLKFAPALGDVVPPATGAEATQPMRTPERIIKNLPLFSSLGNEHITLLAEKMKRTEYAAGEPVIERGAVSQTLAILQSGALALYHEVNGREHELVRLAPGDYFGEGGLLLGEPQHGTIRALTRAVVYEIKADDLAPVLRERLTLSQELGQALARRSAMQAADEAAGSGRAEHSAKRLADRIRELFQLDLSSSR